The sequence TTCTATAAGTGATATTTAATCACTTTAAAAAAGGTGCATCTGTTGTCCGGTTATATCTGCAAAGGAATCGTCAACAAAATGTAAAATTCCGTCGGCGATGGGTTGCAGCTGGCGCTCAAGATAACGTTCGTAATCCAGGTCGCTGGTGCTATAGGCTACAGGCTCCGGGCCATTTCGAGTCATTACATACTCTACCCAACCGCCATGCAGATACTTTGGCAGTAAACCTTGCTGCTTTCGCAGGCTTTCCTCTTTTTGAGCCGCTTGGGCATGGGGAGGGATATTACGGCTATATTCACTCAGGGGACGTCGTAATCGCTTTCGGTAAACCAGTTTTTTATCCTGTTTTCCTGACAGGGTTTCTTCAACGATTTTTTTAATAAAACCAACGTAATCTTCGTTATGAAAGATTTTCCAATAGAGTTCACGCTGAAATTCCCTGGCGAGTAAGGTCCAATCGGTGCGTACTGTTTCGAGCCCCTTGAAGATCAGATTTTCTTTACCGTCGTGCTCAATAATGCCGGCATAACGTTTCTTGGATCCTTGTTCTGATCCGCGAATGGTTGGCATCAGAAAGTGGCTGAAGTGAGTTTCGAACTCTATCTCCAAATGACTGGTTAATTGGTACTGTGCAGACAAGCGTTCCTGCCACCATTGGTTCAATCCCTTGGCCAACTCATGGCCAATTACCTTGGCCGCTTCAGCACTGGCCGGGTTGTTGACCAGTACAAAGACCGAATCGGTATCGCCGTAGATTACTCGATGACCCTGGTGTTCAATGTATTGCTGGCTAAGGGTGAGAATCTGATGACCCCGTAACGTGATCGAGCTGGGCAGACGATAATCGAAAAAGCGACAGCCTGGAGTACCCAGAACCCCATAAAAAGAGTTCATTAAAATCTTGATGGCCTGGCTTAGGGGCGCGTTACGATCTTTTTTGGCCATGTCCCGTAGTTGCCAAAGGTTTTCTATTAGCTCGGGCAGAATCGACAATTGTTTACTGAACAGTGCGCCATTAAAACCCGGTACCAGCAGTGCACGATCCGCCTCGGTTGTTTCGAGTTGACTATCGTTAGCCTCAGAGGGAGTTTGTTGCAATCCGGCGATCAGGCCCAGGGGGTCCACTTTAAAGGTGCGAATGATACTGGGGTACAAGCTCTTGAAATCGAGCACCAGAACATCGTTGTAAATACCGGGGAAAGAATCCATCACGTAGCCACCAGGGCTGCCAATTCCGCGTGGATTTTTCGGTAGGCTCGGGGCGACGTACCCCCGCCGGTGCAGTCTGGGTAAATAGTTATGATCGAAGGCAGCAACCGAACCGCCAAAACGGTCCATCGCCAACCCTGTCATACAGGCCCTTCGCGTTGCAAATTCGATTAACTCGGTTTTAGCAAAAATCTCCCAAACCAGTTGGCAATCTTCCAGGTTGTACGCTGCGAGTGCCGCTTTGTCTTCTTGAAACATACGCCCGATCTCTTCACCGCGTTGATCGTTGTGTTCAATCAACTTGCCTCGATCGAGTAGATCCCGAGCGACAGAGTCCAGGGCAAAACTTTCAAAATTCCAGGTGGCTGATTTCAAGGTGTCGATGCCGTCGAGTACCACGCGGCCGGGCAATAGAAGGGTGTAATGATCCGGATTATCCCGTGATTGGCGCCACTCCAGAGCAGTTCCATCTCGGCCAATACAAAAAGGTATGTTCAGGGCATCGGCGCGTTTTTGTAAAACCCGCAAGTCAAAATTAATCAGATTCCAGCCGATCAGCAGATCTGGATCCTGCTCCAGGCACCAGGAACAGAATGACTGAATCAGTTCTCGCTCATCGGCGACGAACTGTGTATTAGTTGGTGCTTCGCCCTGGCCAATCATTAACACCTGACGCAGGCTATTCGTTTGATCCTGTTCGCCATAAACCATGGCGATGGAATAGAGCCTGGATGCGCGCATGTCGGTTTCAATATCGATGGACGCCACACGAAAACGGGGAATCTGCTCCAGCTCTCTAGGTTTGATGCGGGGCTGGGAGGCAACATGGAACCCTGCTGCCTGACGTAATGGGGATTGCAGGGTTAAACCGCCACGGATAAAACGTTCCATCAGAAAACGGTCGCTGGGCTGCAAATCGGCTTCGTAAACGTCTATACCCCGGCCTCGTAGCAGGTCACGAGCTTTATAAAGATCCCGTTGGCGCTTGAAATAACAACCGGCCACCGGCTTCGAATCAAAATTTAATAGTTGCAGGGGTTTAGCAGAAACCCCTTCGATGGAAGACAACAAGGTTTGCGCCTTGCTAAGTTGGTCGCCGGGAATAAAACAAACGGCTTGCTGCTCGCTGAATATGGCGCGAATGGGGAGCCCCTCGGTTTTCAGCCATAGGGTCAACTCAAGCCCCTGGGCGGTATCGCGCCACTGTCGCGTAAGAAGAAAGGCTTGGGTTGTCGAGGTGGGCATTAAGAGGACTCCGTGTTGGCTGCAGTTTACCATTGCTCATGATGCGATTGATCTCGTCCTCAGAAGAAATCGCCGTCGCCTGTAGGAGATTGCTCGCGAAGACAAGGAGAATGCAGGAAAATTGAAACCTGTCTCCGGCCTAATACCCATAAAAGCGCAGCGCTGATCTCCTACAGACGCTTTTTTGCGGGCTTCCTAAGCTTCAATGGCTCAAGCCAAAATCTTTAAGGAGGAAGATATGAGCCCATTAAAACAAAACCTAAAAGCTCAACTATCAAAGGGATCGGTATCGCACTGGATGTTGTTGGTTGCACTCTTGTTTGCCCCCTTATCCTGGGCCGACAGTTCGCCGGCGACCGATGTCAGTGCGCATGATAAAGCAGCTATGAAGCAAAAGGTATTGCTTGCTGCGGAGATGAATAATGCCGCCGCAGAGCCGCAAACAACGGTAAACGTCAATACCGCCAACGCAGAGGAAATTTCCCAGGAATTAAAAGGTATTGGAATGGCCAAAGCCGAAGCCATTGTTGCTTATCGGGAGAAACATGGTGCTTTTGTTGCGCTGGAAGAGTTAACGGCTGTGAAAGGCATAGGGGATAAAACTCTGGCCAAGAATGCGGAAAAAATCAGGTTGGAATAATGCGTTTGTCGGAACGATGCGATAATGCTATGACATGTCGTCTCTTCAGCAAAAGCTACTCAGGGCCCATCAAATGATGGGCCTTTTTTATTGCTTGTGACTTATCAAACCCTGAAGTTGTTGAGCAGTCCTGAATACATCATCGCGAGTAGTCGGCTGCTTTATGGCATTGCCCTTTGCCCGATGGCTACTGTGCTAGAGGCTCTTTGACCTTAGGGTTCCAGAATAAGTCCCTGTGTTGATACGTTACCAAGCAGTTGTCATGCGAATCTGAAAGTAAGGTTCTGCGCCACGAAAAGCCATAGCTGTAGTCCCTAACGTATAGGAAAGCTGTTAGTCTGGATTGCTTGGCAACCCGCTGACCAAGGGTTGCGCCTTAATTCAATCGCCATCGAGGTTTTTCTGAACGTTCCTCATTCTTTTAAAGCGGACTTGCTGCTGGTTCTGGTGACCCTGATCGCGGCCTTTGGTTGGGTGTTTTCCAAGGAAGCCTTGGCGGGTTTGCCTCCGTTACTGTTTCTGGCCGTGCGATTTATTCTCGCCGGACTGGTCTTGTCCATTGCGGTTGGAGGGCGCTGGCGTCGGTTGAACCTGGTGCAGTTAGGGCTCGCCTTGAAAGTCGGCGTCGTGATGAGTGTCGCGATGATGTTCTGGGTGCTCGGACTGAACAGCTCAACCCATCTGGGGGAAAGCGCCTTTATTAACAGCCTGGCCTTTATTCTGGTGCCTTTGCTGGTGCGCGGTTTATTTGGTGAAACCCAACCATTATTCACCTGGCTGGCTTTGCCCGTAGCGCTATTAGGGCTGGGCTTGCTAACGCTCAAGGGCAGCCTGCAACTGGAGCACAGTCAGCTGTTGTTTATGGTTGCCGCAACGCTGTTTGCCCTGCATATCTGTCTGATCACCCGGTTGTCGGGTAAGGTGCCCGTATTGGCACTGAGCGCAATACAGCTGCTGATGGTGGGCCTGTTTGCGTTGCTAGCCTCAATAGTGTTTGAAACCTGGCCGAGCAGGGTGAGTAATGAGATCTGGGGCTGGGTTCTGGTGAGCGCGTTGATCGCGACCAGCTTGCGCTTCCTGTTGCAGATCTACGCCCAGGGCCTGACCAGCGCCAGTCATGCGGCCTTGATACTCACGTTGGAGCCTGTATTTACGGCGCTGTTGGCCTCTGTGTGGTTTGCCGAACGAATGTCCCTGGCGCAATTGCTGGGCTGTGTACTGGTTTTCGCGGCCATGATGATCAGTCGTACGCCAGCCCTGTTAATGGCGCTTAAAAACGTCAAACGACTGCGCCGCCAACGTTAAAATGAGTTGGCAATATGAGAACGAACCGACAATGCTATAGATTGCCAAGGAGGCGCCATGAGTCATACCCGTCCTGCATTAACCCAGACCCTGAAAGACCTTAAGGCGCTGTTGGGTAGTCGCCTGCAACAATCCCGGGCGATCTGTGAACAACACGGCCAGGGTGAGGACAGTCACGGCGTGATGCCCCCCGATGCCGTAGCCTTTCCCCATAGCAACGAAGAAGTGGCGGCGATTGTGCGGTGTTGCCGCCAGCACCAGATACCCATGATTCCCTACGGCACCGGTACTTCAGTAGAGGGACATCTGCTGGCTCTGGAGGGCGGCATTAGCCTCGATTTGTCCCAAATGAATAAGGTCCTGGCCGTACATGCTGAGGATATGGACTGCCGCGTACAGGCCGGGGTGACCCGCGAGCAATTGAATACGGAGTTGCGCCACAGCGGCCTCTTTTTTCCGGTTGATCCGGGCGCCAATGCCTCCATTGGTGGTATGGCCGCTACCCGTGCTTCCGGTACTACCACCGTGCGCTATGGCAGCATGATGGCCAATGTTATGGGGCTCACGGTGGTGACAGCCCAGGGTGAGATTATCACTACCGGATCACGGGCGAGGAAAAGTGCGGCTGGTTATGACCTGACCCACCTCTATGTGGGTTCCGAAGGCACCCTGGGTGTGATTACCGAGGTGCATTTGCGGCTGCATCCTATTCCTGAATTGATCAGAGCCGCGGTGTGTACCTTCACCAATCTGGATGCCGCGGTGCAGACCGTGATCGAGGTGATGCAGTGTGCGATTCCGGTGGCCC is a genomic window of Aestuariirhabdus haliotis containing:
- a CDS encoding DNA polymerase II, with amino-acid sequence MPTSTTQAFLLTRQWRDTAQGLELTLWLKTEGLPIRAIFSEQQAVCFIPGDQLSKAQTLLSSIEGVSAKPLQLLNFDSKPVAGCYFKRQRDLYKARDLLRGRGIDVYEADLQPSDRFLMERFIRGGLTLQSPLRQAAGFHVASQPRIKPRELEQIPRFRVASIDIETDMRASRLYSIAMVYGEQDQTNSLRQVLMIGQGEAPTNTQFVADERELIQSFCSWCLEQDPDLLIGWNLINFDLRVLQKRADALNIPFCIGRDGTALEWRQSRDNPDHYTLLLPGRVVLDGIDTLKSATWNFESFALDSVARDLLDRGKLIEHNDQRGEEIGRMFQEDKAALAAYNLEDCQLVWEIFAKTELIEFATRRACMTGLAMDRFGGSVAAFDHNYLPRLHRRGYVAPSLPKNPRGIGSPGGYVMDSFPGIYNDVLVLDFKSLYPSIIRTFKVDPLGLIAGLQQTPSEANDSQLETTEADRALLVPGFNGALFSKQLSILPELIENLWQLRDMAKKDRNAPLSQAIKILMNSFYGVLGTPGCRFFDYRLPSSITLRGHQILTLSQQYIEHQGHRVIYGDTDSVFVLVNNPASAEAAKVIGHELAKGLNQWWQERLSAQYQLTSHLEIEFETHFSHFLMPTIRGSEQGSKKRYAGIIEHDGKENLIFKGLETVRTDWTLLAREFQRELYWKIFHNEDYVGFIKKIVEETLSGKQDKKLVYRKRLRRPLSEYSRNIPPHAQAAQKEESLRKQQGLLPKYLHGGWVEYVMTRNGPEPVAYSTSDLDYERYLERQLQPIADGILHFVDDSFADITGQQMHLF
- a CDS encoding ComEA family DNA-binding protein, producing MSPLKQNLKAQLSKGSVSHWMLLVALLFAPLSWADSSPATDVSAHDKAAMKQKVLLAAEMNNAAAEPQTTVNVNTANAEEISQELKGIGMAKAEAIVAYREKHGAFVALEELTAVKGIGDKTLAKNAEKIRLE
- a CDS encoding FAD-binding oxidoreductase, encoding MSHTRPALTQTLKDLKALLGSRLQQSRAICEQHGQGEDSHGVMPPDAVAFPHSNEEVAAIVRCCRQHQIPMIPYGTGTSVEGHLLALEGGISLDLSQMNKVLAVHAEDMDCRVQAGVTREQLNTELRHSGLFFPVDPGANASIGGMAATRASGTTTVRYGSMMANVMGLTVVTAQGEIITTGSRARKSAAGYDLTHLYVGSEGTLGVITEVHLRLHPIPELIRAAVCTFTNLDAAVQTVIEVMQCAIPVARMELLNGLQMQACIQYSKLEGFDQQPTLFFEFHGSQANLAEQIDAVKAIATGQGGSDFRWAEDTEQRNALWAARHNAYFAAKSLWPGCEAVATDLCVPISNLAESIRFAEQTALELELNCPVVGHVGDGNFHMLIMFDAGNDEQRNRADSLSRAMVKQALTVGGTCTGEHGIGVGKKAYLEQEHGQAVELMKLIKRALDPDNLMNPGKVLNL
- a CDS encoding DMT family transporter, producing MRLNSIAIEVFLNVPHSFKADLLLVLVTLIAAFGWVFSKEALAGLPPLLFLAVRFILAGLVLSIAVGGRWRRLNLVQLGLALKVGVVMSVAMMFWVLGLNSSTHLGESAFINSLAFILVPLLVRGLFGETQPLFTWLALPVALLGLGLLTLKGSLQLEHSQLLFMVAATLFALHICLITRLSGKVPVLALSAIQLLMVGLFALLASIVFETWPSRVSNEIWGWVLVSALIATSLRFLLQIYAQGLTSASHAALILTLEPVFTALLASVWFAERMSLAQLLGCVLVFAAMMISRTPALLMALKNVKRLRRQR